A portion of the Thermoflexus hugenholtzii JAD2 genome contains these proteins:
- the rsmH gene encoding 16S rRNA (cytosine(1402)-N(4))-methyltransferase RsmH, translating into MHIPVLLREVLEGLQVRPGGVYIDATVGGGGHAAAILERSAPDGRLLGIDRDPEVLERARERLRPFGERAILVHGSYAELRRIAVRYDFLEVDGILFDLGLSSWQLSDPHRGFSFQIEGPLDMRYDPGHGIPAAEIVNRWPEKQLAEVIRRYGEERFARRIARAIVRNRPIRTTTELAELIARVVGRGREDQHPATRTFLALRIAVNEELQALEQALPQAVSLLRPGGRLAVIAFHSLEDRIVKTFFQRESRDCLCPPQVPVCTCGHRATLRLVTRKPIRPSEEEVQINPRARSARLRIAERLEDPTRIVRGVLGR; encoded by the coding sequence ATGCACATCCCGGTTCTGTTGCGCGAAGTGCTGGAGGGCTTGCAGGTCCGCCCGGGCGGCGTCTACATCGACGCCACCGTGGGCGGCGGGGGACACGCCGCAGCCATCCTGGAGCGCTCCGCGCCGGATGGCCGCCTGCTGGGGATCGATCGGGACCCGGAGGTGCTGGAGCGGGCGCGGGAGCGCCTGCGCCCCTTCGGCGAACGCGCGATCCTGGTCCACGGCTCTTACGCGGAGCTGCGGCGGATCGCGGTGCGCTATGACTTCCTGGAGGTCGACGGGATCCTGTTCGACTTGGGGCTCTCGTCGTGGCAGCTCTCGGATCCCCATCGGGGGTTCAGCTTTCAGATCGAGGGCCCCCTGGACATGCGCTACGACCCGGGCCATGGGATCCCGGCGGCGGAGATCGTGAACCGGTGGCCAGAGAAGCAGCTGGCGGAGGTGATCCGGCGCTATGGGGAGGAGCGCTTCGCCCGGCGCATCGCCCGGGCCATCGTGCGAAACCGGCCCATCCGCACCACCACGGAGCTGGCGGAGCTGATCGCCCGGGTGGTCGGGCGTGGACGGGAGGATCAGCATCCGGCGACGCGGACGTTCCTGGCCCTGCGGATCGCCGTCAACGAGGAGCTGCAGGCGTTGGAGCAGGCCCTCCCCCAGGCGGTCTCCCTGCTCCGGCCCGGAGGGCGCCTGGCGGTGATCGCCTTCCATTCCCTGGAGGATCGCATCGTGAAGACGTTCTTCCAGCGCGAATCCCGGGATTGCCTCTGCCCGCCGCAGGTCCCGGTTTGCACGTGCGGGCATCGGGCCACCCTGCGCCTGGTGACCCGCAAGCCCATCCGTCCGTCCGAGGAGGAGGTCCAGATCAACCCGCGGGCGCGCAGCGCGCGCCTGCGCATCGCCGAGCGACTGGAAGATCCCACACGAATCGTTCGCGGTGTGCTTGGACGATGA
- the murD gene encoding UDP-N-acetylmuramoyl-L-alanine--D-glutamate ligase: MRELRGARVVILGLGRQGTALARWLVRQGAEVTVSDRQPAERLGRFLQALEGLPVRYVLGDHPLSLLEGCDLLCLSGGVPLDIPIVQEAVRRGIPLANDAQLFLERCRGWTAGITGTSGKTTTTALVGAMCQAAGFRTWVGGNIGNPLIEFVEEIGPEDRVILELSSFQLEIMTVSPRVAAVLNIAPNHLDRHKTMEAYIAAKQRILDFQDVEDVAVLGYDDPNARSLAAAVRGRLRFFSREREVARGAFLREGTLFLRLGSEAWSICRVEEVRLRGRHNLWNVLAAAAVAGSLGADIGAIREAALTFSGVPHRLEQVREVRGVRYVNDSIATTPERVRVALEAFEEPIVLLAGGRDKGLPWEETAEVIARRARVLIAFGELGDRIVEAARAARARVDGVVLEHLERVATLEEAVARAAGLARPGEVVLLSPGGTSFDAYRDFEERGMHFRQLVEALS; encoded by the coding sequence ATGCGGGAGCTCAGGGGCGCGCGGGTGGTCATCCTGGGGCTGGGGCGGCAGGGCACGGCCCTGGCCCGCTGGCTGGTGCGGCAGGGCGCCGAAGTCACGGTGAGCGATCGGCAGCCCGCGGAGCGCCTGGGGAGGTTCCTCCAGGCCCTGGAGGGTCTGCCGGTGCGTTATGTGCTGGGGGACCATCCCCTCTCTCTGTTGGAGGGCTGCGACCTCCTCTGCCTGAGCGGGGGAGTCCCTCTGGACATTCCCATCGTCCAGGAGGCCGTCCGGCGGGGGATCCCCCTGGCCAACGACGCCCAGCTGTTTCTGGAGCGGTGCCGGGGGTGGACGGCGGGAATCACCGGCACCTCGGGGAAGACGACGACGACCGCCCTGGTGGGGGCGATGTGCCAAGCGGCGGGCTTCCGCACCTGGGTGGGCGGCAACATCGGCAATCCCCTCATCGAGTTCGTGGAGGAGATCGGTCCGGAGGACCGCGTGATCCTGGAGCTGTCCAGCTTCCAGCTAGAGATCATGACAGTCAGCCCGCGGGTGGCGGCGGTGCTGAACATCGCGCCCAACCATCTGGACCGTCACAAGACCATGGAGGCTTACATCGCGGCCAAGCAGCGCATCCTGGACTTCCAGGACGTTGAGGACGTGGCGGTTCTGGGGTATGACGACCCGAACGCCCGGTCCCTGGCGGCGGCGGTGCGGGGGCGGCTGCGGTTCTTCAGCCGCGAGCGGGAGGTGGCACGGGGAGCGTTCCTGCGGGAGGGAACCCTCTTCCTGCGCTTGGGCTCCGAGGCTTGGTCGATCTGTCGCGTGGAGGAGGTGCGCTTGCGGGGCCGTCATAACCTATGGAATGTCCTGGCGGCGGCGGCCGTGGCGGGCAGCCTGGGCGCGGACATCGGCGCCATCCGGGAGGCCGCCCTCACCTTCTCTGGGGTGCCGCACCGGCTGGAGCAGGTGCGGGAGGTGCGGGGCGTGCGCTATGTGAACGACTCGATCGCCACCACGCCGGAGCGGGTTCGGGTGGCCCTGGAGGCCTTTGAGGAGCCCATCGTGCTGCTGGCGGGCGGGCGGGATAAGGGTCTCCCCTGGGAGGAGACGGCGGAGGTCATCGCCCGCCGGGCTCGTGTGCTGATCGCCTTCGGGGAGCTGGGGGATCGCATCGTGGAGGCCGCCCGGGCGGCCCGCGCCCGGGTGGACGGGGTGGTTCTGGAGCATCTCGAGCGGGTGGCCACCCTGGAGGAGGCGGTGGCCCGGGCGGCCGGGCTGGCCCGGCCGGGAGAGGTGGTGCTCCTCTCCCCCGGGGGAACCAGCTTCGACGCTTATCGGGATTTTGAGGAGCGCGGCATGCATTTCCGTCAGCTGGTGGAGGCGCTGTCATGA
- a CDS encoding UDP-N-acetylmuramoyl-tripeptide--D-alanyl-D-alanine ligase yields the protein MAENSGMRVAVQGMTLADLAEALSGRRPPWEIPIRHVSIDSRVCGEGDVFIALPGERTDGHRYVGDAFQRGAIAALVHQEVSEGAMQVDLERGPWPESLELPVCFRVSQTLEALHRWAGWWRARFPVRVIGITGSVGKTSTKELTWAVLSRRYETLKSEGNLNSEIGLPLMLLRLTPRHQRAVLEMGMYARGEIAALCAIARPIVGVVTMVGPVHLERLGSMEAIAAAKAELVEALPEDGVAVLNRDDPYVREMAGRTQARVFFYGLDPEADLWADEIVSEGLEGIRFDLHYRGETFRRVRVSLLGRHSVHTALRAIAVGVLEGLTWDEIFAGLRDPRAQLRLVAVPGLNGSIILDDTYNASPPSMLAALNLLAELEGRKIAVLGDMLELGTYEVEGHRLVGGRAGTVVDLLITVGPRARIIAREAMAVGLPAGRVWVCDSNAEAIEILRRILKPGDVVLVKGSRGLRMEEIVNALCEG from the coding sequence ATGGCGGAGAACAGCGGAATGCGTGTGGCGGTTCAGGGGATGACCCTGGCGGATCTGGCGGAGGCGCTGAGCGGACGGCGCCCGCCCTGGGAGATCCCGATCCGCCATGTGTCCATCGACTCCCGGGTCTGCGGGGAGGGGGATGTGTTCATCGCCCTGCCGGGGGAGCGGACCGACGGCCATCGCTATGTCGGGGACGCCTTCCAGCGCGGGGCGATCGCCGCCCTGGTCCATCAGGAGGTGTCCGAGGGGGCGATGCAGGTGGACCTGGAGCGAGGGCCCTGGCCGGAGTCCCTGGAGCTCCCGGTTTGCTTTCGGGTCTCGCAGACCCTGGAGGCCCTCCACCGGTGGGCGGGATGGTGGCGGGCGCGCTTCCCGGTGCGGGTGATCGGGATCACGGGGAGCGTGGGGAAGACCAGCACGAAGGAGCTGACCTGGGCTGTGCTCTCCCGGCGTTACGAGACGTTGAAGAGCGAAGGGAACTTAAACAGCGAGATCGGTCTGCCCCTGATGTTGCTCCGTCTGACGCCGCGCCATCAGCGGGCGGTGCTGGAGATGGGGATGTATGCCCGGGGGGAGATCGCGGCCCTTTGCGCCATCGCCCGCCCCATCGTGGGCGTGGTCACCATGGTGGGCCCTGTCCATCTGGAGCGTCTGGGGAGCATGGAGGCCATCGCGGCGGCCAAGGCCGAGCTGGTGGAGGCCCTGCCCGAAGATGGGGTAGCCGTCCTCAATCGGGACGATCCTTACGTGCGGGAGATGGCGGGGCGGACCCAGGCGCGGGTGTTCTTTTACGGGCTGGATCCGGAGGCGGACCTGTGGGCGGATGAGATCGTGAGCGAAGGGCTGGAGGGAATCCGCTTCGATCTTCATTATCGGGGAGAGACCTTCCGGCGGGTGCGGGTCTCCCTGCTGGGCCGGCACAGCGTGCACACCGCCCTGCGGGCGATCGCCGTGGGGGTCCTGGAGGGGTTGACCTGGGATGAGATCTTCGCCGGCCTGCGGGACCCGCGGGCGCAGCTGCGCCTGGTGGCGGTGCCCGGGCTGAACGGCTCGATCATCCTGGACGACACTTACAACGCCAGCCCGCCATCGATGCTGGCCGCGCTGAACCTGCTGGCGGAGCTGGAGGGCCGCAAGATCGCGGTGCTGGGGGACATGCTGGAGCTGGGGACATATGAGGTCGAGGGGCACCGGCTGGTGGGCGGGCGAGCGGGGACGGTGGTGGATCTCCTGATCACCGTGGGGCCTCGGGCACGCATCATCGCCCGGGAGGCGATGGCGGTGGGCCTGCCGGCGGGCCGGGTGTGGGTCTGCGACTCGAACGCCGAGGCCATCGAGATCCTCCGCCGCATCCTGAAGCCCGGCGATGTGGTCCTGGTGAAGGGCTCCCGGGGCCTGCGCATGGAGGAGATCGTGAACGCCCTGTGTGAGGGATAA
- the mraZ gene encoding division/cell wall cluster transcriptional repressor MraZ gives MGARGRRKAEAERPVASPGETPMFLGEYRHGIDAKGRMFLPARYRPFFAAGAVLTRGLEPCLYLFTLPEWHRVAERIRQLPLTAPEAREWRRFFFGGAFDVVPDEQGRILIPASLRAYAGLEGQAVIVGVHTYLEIWSPSAWQEILERFQNGRIPPEHWIGLQV, from the coding sequence GTGGGGGCGAGAGGGCGGCGCAAGGCGGAAGCGGAGCGGCCGGTGGCTTCCCCGGGGGAGACCCCGATGTTCCTGGGGGAATACCGGCATGGGATCGACGCGAAGGGACGGATGTTTCTCCCCGCGCGCTATCGCCCCTTTTTTGCGGCGGGGGCGGTGCTGACCCGGGGCCTGGAGCCCTGCCTGTATCTGTTCACGCTCCCGGAGTGGCACCGCGTCGCGGAGCGAATCCGCCAGCTGCCCCTGACCGCCCCCGAGGCGCGGGAGTGGCGCCGTTTCTTCTTCGGAGGGGCCTTCGATGTGGTCCCCGACGAGCAGGGCCGCATCCTTATCCCAGCCTCCCTCCGGGCCTACGCCGGCCTGGAAGGTCAGGCGGTCATCGTCGGGGTTCATACCTACCTGGAGATCTGGTCTCCATCCGCATGGCAGGAGATCCTGGAGCGCTTTCAGAACGGCCGCATCCCGCCCGAGCACTGGATCGGGTTGCAGGTGTAG
- the mraY gene encoding phospho-N-acetylmuramoyl-pentapeptide-transferase, translating into MAQALFMGGLSFLLAVIWGPPLIRWLRANGVGKKIRIEGPRTHQVKVGTPTMGGLMIVLPVVSLTLVLNLGNLIANTAAGRAFLRQMGWTGDQLIGRSILVPVAAMLAFGALGAVDDWMGTRGGNGLLARHKFPIQIVLGTALALVLHFGMGLRSMAIPTVPQKIDIGLFYLPIAVFIIVGSANAINLTDGLDGLAGIITATSFIAYGVIAYLQGQIYLATFAFIVVGACMAFLWFNAHPAQLFMGDVGSQALGATLGVVALMTGQWLLLPVIALIPVAETLSVILQVAYFKWTKGKRLFRMSPLHHHFELLGWSETQVVQRFWLIAIWSAMIGVALALL; encoded by the coding sequence GTGGCGCAGGCGCTGTTCATGGGCGGTCTGTCCTTCCTGCTGGCGGTGATCTGGGGGCCGCCGCTGATCCGCTGGCTGCGGGCCAACGGGGTTGGGAAGAAGATCCGGATCGAGGGGCCACGCACGCATCAGGTGAAGGTGGGGACGCCCACCATGGGCGGCCTGATGATCGTGTTGCCGGTGGTGAGCCTGACCCTCGTCCTGAACCTTGGGAACCTGATCGCCAACACCGCGGCCGGACGGGCGTTCCTGCGTCAGATGGGCTGGACAGGGGATCAGTTGATTGGGCGATCGATCCTGGTGCCGGTGGCGGCCATGCTGGCCTTCGGGGCCCTGGGGGCGGTGGACGACTGGATGGGCACGCGGGGGGGCAATGGGTTGCTGGCCCGCCACAAGTTCCCGATCCAGATCGTCCTGGGGACCGCGCTGGCGCTGGTGCTGCACTTCGGGATGGGCCTGCGCAGCATGGCCATCCCCACGGTGCCCCAGAAGATCGACATCGGGTTGTTTTACCTGCCCATCGCCGTGTTCATCATCGTGGGCTCGGCCAACGCGATCAACCTCACCGATGGGCTGGATGGCCTGGCGGGGATCATCACGGCCACGTCGTTCATCGCCTACGGGGTGATCGCCTATCTCCAGGGCCAGATCTATCTGGCCACCTTCGCCTTCATCGTGGTGGGGGCCTGCATGGCCTTCCTGTGGTTCAACGCGCACCCGGCCCAGCTGTTCATGGGGGATGTGGGCTCCCAGGCCCTGGGGGCCACCCTGGGGGTGGTGGCGTTGATGACCGGGCAGTGGCTGCTGTTGCCGGTGATCGCCCTCATCCCGGTGGCTGAGACCCTCTCGGTCATCCTGCAGGTGGCTTACTTCAAGTGGACGAAGGGGAAGCGCCTGTTCCGGATGAGTCCGCTTCATCATCACTTCGAGCTGCTGGGCTGGTCGGAGACCCAGGTGGTGCAGCGGTTCTGGCTCATCGCCATCTGGTCGGCGATGATCGGCGTGGCCCTGGCGTTGCTGTGA
- a CDS encoding peptidoglycan D,D-transpeptidase FtsI family protein, with protein MREASLPLRWQPAAFAPALILGLVVIRLIYLSFYAPGGLLGVQTLELRLEARRGRILDRREAVLALDVPRYQVVLEYRPIAYGGDPERRAVWLRRVDEVLSPLLGFSVQEAARSWPDTWWQLPIAWEVPEDLARVIARRIEEAGLRGVRVMPYWKRMYPEGALLGPVTGFVVFGSDARGVEGRRGASGVERAYDGVLSGRAVILRVPVDAEGRPLPLEEAALEEPEPGGDVVLTLDRTIQAVVAEELARGLQESGAQRGDALVLRPRTGEILAMVSLPAFDPNAPETLERNARNPIVQDLYEPGSVFKILTMAAALEAGVVRPETRYMDQGCVEFGGAPICNWDRDRYPGGRGWLDMTELLIYSRNVGAAYLVRLLGPERFYAALHAFGIGEPTDVDLPYETAGRLRAYGDPDWREADLGRQSFGQAVSVTPLQMAVAVSAVANDGLIMRPFIVRELRTTQGIQRVEPRVRRRAISAETARTLREMLAAVIEREAVKARVPGYRMAGKTGTAQIPTPVGYDPRDTIASFVGFGPVEDPQVLILVKLDRPRRSPWGSEEAAPVFARIAARILPMLGIPPSGSPEGR; from the coding sequence ATGAGGGAGGCCTCGCTCCCCCTGCGCTGGCAGCCGGCCGCGTTCGCCCCCGCCCTGATCCTGGGGCTGGTGGTGATCCGGCTGATCTATTTGTCGTTTTATGCGCCGGGAGGGCTTCTCGGGGTTCAGACGCTGGAGCTCCGCCTGGAGGCCCGCCGCGGCCGTATCCTGGATCGGAGAGAGGCGGTGCTGGCCCTGGATGTCCCGCGTTATCAGGTCGTCCTGGAATATCGACCCATCGCCTATGGGGGGGATCCAGAACGGCGGGCGGTATGGCTGCGCCGGGTGGATGAGGTTCTGAGTCCGCTGCTGGGCTTCTCCGTCCAGGAGGCCGCCCGGAGCTGGCCCGACACTTGGTGGCAGCTCCCGATCGCCTGGGAGGTGCCGGAGGACCTCGCCCGGGTGATCGCCCGTCGCATCGAAGAGGCCGGGCTGCGGGGGGTCCGGGTGATGCCTTACTGGAAGCGGATGTACCCGGAGGGCGCATTGCTCGGCCCGGTGACGGGCTTCGTCGTCTTCGGATCGGACGCCCGAGGTGTGGAGGGGCGGCGAGGGGCCAGCGGGGTGGAGCGGGCTTATGATGGGGTGTTGAGCGGGAGGGCGGTGATCCTGCGGGTGCCGGTGGATGCCGAGGGGCGCCCCCTGCCGCTGGAGGAGGCGGCCCTGGAGGAGCCGGAGCCCGGCGGGGACGTGGTCCTCACGCTGGACCGAACGATCCAGGCGGTGGTGGCGGAGGAGCTGGCCCGGGGCCTTCAGGAGAGCGGAGCCCAGCGCGGGGACGCTCTGGTCCTGCGCCCGCGCACCGGGGAGATCCTGGCCATGGTCAGCCTGCCCGCCTTCGATCCCAACGCGCCGGAGACCCTGGAGCGCAACGCGCGCAATCCGATCGTCCAGGATCTGTATGAGCCGGGCTCGGTCTTCAAGATCCTGACGATGGCGGCCGCCCTGGAGGCCGGCGTCGTCCGCCCGGAGACCCGTTATATGGATCAGGGGTGCGTGGAGTTCGGAGGGGCCCCGATCTGCAACTGGGATCGGGATCGCTATCCCGGAGGGCGGGGCTGGCTGGATATGACCGAGCTGTTGATCTACTCCCGCAACGTGGGCGCTGCGTATCTGGTCCGCCTTCTGGGCCCGGAGCGCTTCTACGCGGCGCTGCATGCCTTCGGGATCGGGGAACCAACCGATGTGGATCTGCCCTATGAGACAGCGGGCCGGCTCCGGGCCTATGGAGATCCGGATTGGAGGGAGGCGGACCTGGGGCGCCAGTCCTTTGGCCAGGCGGTGTCCGTGACCCCACTGCAGATGGCGGTGGCCGTCTCCGCGGTGGCCAACGACGGCCTGATCATGCGGCCCTTCATCGTGCGGGAGCTCCGAACCACCCAGGGGATCCAACGCGTTGAGCCCCGAGTCCGGCGGCGGGCCATCTCGGCCGAGACGGCGCGGACCCTGCGGGAGATGCTCGCGGCGGTGATCGAGCGGGAGGCGGTGAAGGCCCGGGTGCCGGGCTACCGGATGGCGGGCAAGACCGGGACGGCGCAGATCCCCACGCCGGTGGGCTACGATCCCCGGGACACCATCGCCTCGTTTGTGGGGTTCGGCCCGGTGGAGGATCCCCAGGTGCTGATCCTGGTGAAGCTGGATCGGCCCCGGCGCTCCCCCTGGGGCTCGGAGGAAGCCGCTCCGGTCTTCGCCCGGATCGCGGCGCGGATCCTCCCGATGCTGGGGATCCCGCCCTCGGGCTCCCCGGAGGGCCGGTGA